The Rubripirellula reticaptiva DNA window TTTGGCGGCGAATTTCCGGCGGACTTACCGCCACCCAACAGCAACAATTGGCAGCTCCGCTGATCGCAAGCTTGCAAGGAAAGACAGGCAAACTTGAAACTCACGAAGCTGGCGAGATCTGGCGGCTACTTGGATCCCTGGAACGGCTTTCGGTCGCCGAAAAAATCCGTCTCGGGGACATCGCGATTGCAGAATTGCCGCGAAAGAAGACCGAAAAGCTGCGTCCGGCGCTCCTGTGGGCGCTCGGACGACTAGGCAGTCGCCAGCCAATCTACGGCCCGCTCAACACAGCCGTTCCGTCCGCAAAAGTCGCCGACTGGATCGAGTCGTTGATCGCATTCGATCTGGATGAACCGTCAAGTCCACTGGCGATCGCACAGCTTGGTCGCAAAACGGGTGATCGCTACCGTGACCTTGATGAATCGGCCAGAACCAAGGCAGCGGACTACCTCGCAAAAAAGTCTGCCAACCCGCACTTCATCACTCTGCTAACCGAAGGCGGAAACCTCAATCGCGAAGAGGAAGCCGCCGTCTTCGGCGACTCATTGCCCTTAGGTATCCGGCTGGCCCGATCCTAGTCCATACATGGACTCACTCGACCGTCAAGGATTCGCGTCTTTCGGGTCGTCGCGTTCCAAAAAACGTTTTGCCTTTTCGCCTAGCGCTCGGATCGTTGCATCGGAGCTTTCGGTGGCCGTTTCGGACAACTTGTCCGCGTCCATCTTCCGGATCGCTTCGACTGCTTTGCCAGCGCCCGCACCGACCACCGGTTGGACGTCATCGGCGAACGACTGGAACCGAGCTTCCACACGTTCGGTTGTCGCTACTGCCCGTTCAAGTTTCGGCAGCATCAGGAAAACGATCGATGCCGCCAGCACCGTCATCACGACCAAATTCGCGATACCTAGCCACACCAAACGCTGAATCCCAGCGGCAATGGAATCTTGTGATGATTCGCTCAACGACTATTCCTTAATTATTCCTCAATCCGATAGATCGCCGAGTCTGTTCGCAAAATCATCGCATCGTCAACGATCGCAGGTGATGCCATGATCTTGCCGTCGACTTCATTGACCGCCACGATATTCGCTTCTCGGCCCGGCTTCATGACTGTGACTTTGCCGTCGTGTGATCCAAAATAGATCAGGCCGCCGACCAAAGTAGGCGATGCCGAGTAGTCGCCGCCGATGCGTTCTTTCCAGAGCATTTCACCATCCTCGATGTCGAAACAGCTCGCCACACCGTTGTCCGAAACGACGTACAACAATCCATCATGCAACAGCGGTGACGGTCGGGCCGGAATGCCCGATGTCGACGTCCATTCGACGTGCGAATCCGTCACGTCGCCCGAACCGTCGACGCGAACCGCCCACAACTGAGGCTTTCCAAACCCCGTCGAAAAGAAAACCACGTCGTCATGAAACACTGGCCTTGGAACGACCGAGAAACCCTTGCCGTGATACAGACGCCAAATCTCTTTGCCGGTCTTTGATTCGTAAGCGACCATCCACTGCGCGCCCATACAGATCAGTTGGTGCCGGCCGGCTGAATCGTTGATCACAATCGGAGTGCAGTAGGACTTTGACGTGTCCGGTGTGGCATCCTTGAACTCGGGCCGCGGCGTCTCCCAAATCGTTTCGCCGGATTTCTTGTTCAGTCCAATCACATACTGCTGGTCCATGCCATCTTGGATCAGCACCAAAACGTCGCCGTCGACCACTGGCGAGCTGCCCGGTCCCACACCGTGCTCCAGCGGAAAGCGTCGCTGCCAAGCGATCTCGCCGCTTTTTCGATTCACACAGTAAGTGCCATAGGTCCCAAAGTGACAATACAGAAAGCCCCCATCGATCACGGGGGTGGGCGATGCGTAACTGTTCAGCGAATGAATCGCGTCCGGCTTTTCAATCGTCGCAAGCGGAATCGTCGACAGCACGTCGCCTGACTTTAAATCGAGCGAGATCAGCTTCAGCTCGATGGCTTTGGCAATCGCCAGTTGTTTCATTTTCTTGTCTTCGATGCCCGACTCGCGCATCATCGCAACGCGTTCTTCGTCCGTCGCCGTCCGCTCGACTGCCGACGTCACCCAGATCACATCATCGGCGATCACCGGCGAAGACCAAGCCCGGCCAGGCAGCGGCGTTTTCCAGGTCACATGTTGGTTCTCGCTGAACTCAACCGGAACCGATTGGCCCGCGACGATGCCGTCACCCGAAGCCCCGCGAAATTGCGGCCAAGATCCATCGGCCAGGACCGACTCAGATGCCATCAAACAGAGGCCCATCAGAACCCAAGCACCACTGACCCATCGAAAACACAACATCGAAAGAAAATCCAAATTCAAGGCGGGCAAAACAGGGCAACACAAACCCTCGGCCCAATTCTAACTTACCCGAGGACACCCGTTGCAATCGAAGCCCCAACCACCGCCAAAATCGGCTTAACTGAGCCCTCGAAGAAAAAAACAAAAACGAACCCTCCGAACCCACGCCTAAGCCCTGGCGTCCCCAACAAGATCTTGCTAAATTCCCACCAAGCGAGTCCAAAGCCCGCATGCACCCCTAGCTCAATTGGATAGAGCATCGGTCTACGGAACCGAAGGTTACTGGTTCGAATCCAGTGGGGTGTATTCGACTTACGTCGATTCTCCATTTGAAGTGTACCCAAGTTTTTTGGGTACACTTTTTTCTTGCCTGAGCAGTTTCAACGCCTGAATCTCGCTTGCTGACAGCTCGAAGTGCGGAGCCGTCGCGTGACATGCCGCATTAGCGAAAACGAACGACGGAGCAGTCGCGAGGAACTAGCGGTGCGTAGGAGGGAGTGGAGCGAGCGGCGCGTGTCGCGGCGGCGTAGCAGAATGGAGGCTTGGAGTGCAGGCTCACGGACAAGCACTGGTGGTAGCGAGGTACGAGCAAGCCGGGGTTTGTCGGTGAGGCAAGCTGAACCTCCACCGCCCGAGAAAAATGTTGCAGCGCTAAAACAGCTACACGCCATGCGACAGAAACAACAGGCGTCGAGCAAGCGTTCGATCTAAACCAAGCTGGCAGCACGCCCGCAACGAATGTGTCCAGACTGATGAGCGGTGACCCCCCAATTGCTGGAGTCGTCAGGGTATGCACATTCGAACAGGTGCCGCCAAGTTGGTGAGAATTGCCATCCGTGGCAAGAACGTTGAGCTGCGGTGACTCCGGTGTCGGCCGCCGGTGCGCCAAAATAGCCCGTCGAAAGTCGCGTCGGTGTCTGACACCGCCTGCAGTTTGGCCTTTTCGTTCGACGCGGAAGTTGGTCCAACGAATGGCACGTAGATTTCTGTAAAGTGTTTGCCAGAAATGATATATGCAAAGAGGGCCTCGCTTGCGTAGATGGATTTGTCAAAGATTCATCAACGGCAAGGAGGCCCAAGGATGCGGTATTCTAGCGATCGTTCGTTTCGGCGTCAGTTCGAGTTTCTCAGGCGTCAGTTTCTTCAAGAAGGTGAGTTGCCGTTTGCCGACGTTTTATCTCGCGATACGGCTCAGCAGGCGCTGGATACGATCGAGGTTGCCTGGAACGAACGCATCTACACACCTCTCGTAACGCTTCGGATCTTTCTCGGTCAAGTCATCAGTGCTGATCATTCCTGTCGAGCTGCCGTTGCTCGATTTGTGGCTCATCGGATCTCCCGGGGTGAAAGTGCATGCTCTTCGCATACTGGTGCCTACTGCCAGGCACGGAAGCGGCTGCCAGAAAAGTTCTCCGCGCAAGTCGCTCGTGGAGTCGGGGCAGCACTCGATGAGAAGGCGAAATCTGACTGGCTATGGAAGAACCGCAAGGTCTTCATGTTCGACGGCACAACGATCTCCATGCCAGATACGCCGAGTAATCAACAGGCGTATCCGCAGTCGAACAAGCAAAAACCCGGCATTGGTTTCCCGTTAGCTCGTATCGGCGCGATCTTCTCGTTGTCGTGCGGAGCGATCCTTGATCTTGCAGTCTCGGGGTACTCAGGCAAAGGCCAAGGCGAAGTTTCCCTCTTCCGCCAGCTCTGGGATCTCTTCGGGCCCGGCGACGTTGTTCTCACCGACGCTTTGATGTGCAACTGGCGAAACCTCTGTTCGCTGCAACAGCGGCAAGTCGATATGGTCACCCGGCTCAACAAAGCTTTGAGGAAGGCCGATTTTCGGCGTGGCAAGCGGCTTGGAAAGAATGACCACCTCGTTCGATGGGGCAAGCCAAGCATGCGCGATATCGATTGAGCAACCTATCGGTCGTTCCCGGATTACATCACCGTACGCGAGTGCAAATTCTATGTGGACCAACCTGGCTTTCGCTCTCATGAAGTCATCATCGTCACGACCATCTTAGACCCGCGTGTTGCCTCGGTTGCCGAGTTGGCCGAACTCTATGGTCTGCGGTGGAACAATGAAACGGATTTCTCTTCGTTGAAAGTGACTCTGCAAATGGACGTCTTGCGCTGCAAGACACCGGAGCTTGTTCGCAAAGAGATTTGGACTCACGTGCTTGCGTACAACCTGATCCGCACGATCATGGCTCAGTCTTGTTGCCGCGCAGGCATGCTGCCTAGAGAGATCAGCTTCAAAGCAACGGTGCAAACTCTGGAAGCCTTTCAGCCTTTTATCGCATCACCGAGCAACCGCAGTCTTTCCGATCGGCTGCTGCTGTATCAACAAATCATGGACGCAATCGCCGCTCACCAAGTTGGCAATCGACCAGGGCGCGTCGAACCTCGATTACGAAAACGCCGGTTCAAGAAGTACGACTACATGACGAAGCCACGGAAAGAGATCAAACTCCAACTGCTGAAATGACTTACGGAAAAGTATGTGACATTCGTTGGTCCAACCGCCGCGAGTTGCGAGTGATCGAGCGGAGTTTCTTTGGGGCGACTTATGCGCCTTTAGCGTCCGCCAAT harbors:
- a CDS encoding outer membrane protein assembly factor BamB family protein, giving the protein MLCFRWVSGAWVLMGLCLMASESVLADGSWPQFRGASGDGIVAGQSVPVEFSENQHVTWKTPLPGRAWSSPVIADDVIWVTSAVERTATDEERVAMMRESGIEDKKMKQLAIAKAIELKLISLDLKSGDVLSTIPLATIEKPDAIHSLNSYASPTPVIDGGFLYCHFGTYGTYCVNRKSGEIAWQRRFPLEHGVGPGSSPVVDGDVLVLIQDGMDQQYVIGLNKKSGETIWETPRPEFKDATPDTSKSYCTPIVINDSAGRHQLICMGAQWMVAYESKTGKEIWRLYHGKGFSVVPRPVFHDDVVFFSTGFGKPQLWAVRVDGSGDVTDSHVEWTSTSGIPARPSPLLHDGLLYVVSDNGVASCFDIEDGEMLWKERIGGDYSASPTLVGGLIYFGSHDGKVTVMKPGREANIVAVNEVDGKIMASPAIVDDAMILRTDSAIYRIEE
- a CDS encoding transposase, which codes for MDQPGFRSHEVIIVTTILDPRVASVAELAELYGLRWNNETDFSSLKVTLQMDVLRCKTPELVRKEIWTHVLAYNLIRTIMAQSCCRAGMLPREISFKATVQTLEAFQPFIASPSNRSLSDRLLLYQQIMDAIAAHQVGNRPGRVEPRLRKRRFKKYDYMTKPRKEIKLQLLK
- a CDS encoding IS4 family transposase, with translation MPFADVLSRDTAQQALDTIEVAWNERIYTPLVTLRIFLGQVISADHSCRAAVARFVAHRISRGESACSSHTGAYCQARKRLPEKFSAQVARGVGAALDEKAKSDWLWKNRKVFMFDGTTISMPDTPSNQQAYPQSNKQKPGIGFPLARIGAIFSLSCGAILDLAVSGYSGKGQGEVSLFRQLWDLFGPGDVVLTDALMCNWRNLCSLQQRQVDMVTRLNKALRKADFRRGKRLGKNDHLVRWGKPSMRDID